One region of Streptococcus parasanguinis genomic DNA includes:
- the tpiA gene encoding triose-phosphate isomerase, with protein sequence MSRKPFIAGNWKMNKNPEEAKAFVEAVASKLPSADLVEAGIAAPAVDLTTVLAAAKGSNLKVAAQNTYFENAGAFTGETSPQVLKEIGTDYVVIGHSERRDYFHETDEDINKKAKAIFANGMLPIICCGESLETYEAGKAAEFVGAQVSAALAGLTAEQVASTVIAYEPIWAIGTGKSASQDDAQKMCKVVRDVVAADFGQEVADKVRVQYGGSVKPENVAEYMACPDVDGALVGGASLDPESFLALLDFVK encoded by the coding sequence ATGTCACGTAAACCATTTATCGCTGGTAACTGGAAAATGAACAAAAATCCAGAAGAAGCAAAAGCATTCGTTGAAGCTGTAGCATCAAAACTTCCTTCAGCTGACCTTGTTGAAGCTGGTATCGCAGCTCCTGCAGTTGACTTGACAACTGTTCTTGCTGCTGCTAAAGGTTCAAACCTTAAAGTTGCTGCCCAAAACACTTACTTTGAAAATGCTGGTGCCTTCACAGGTGAAACTAGCCCACAAGTTTTGAAAGAAATCGGTACTGACTACGTTGTTATCGGTCACTCAGAACGTCGTGACTACTTCCACGAAACTGATGAAGATATCAACAAAAAAGCTAAAGCAATCTTTGCGAATGGTATGCTTCCAATCATCTGTTGTGGTGAAAGCCTTGAAACTTACGAAGCTGGTAAAGCAGCAGAATTCGTAGGTGCTCAAGTTTCAGCTGCTCTTGCTGGATTGACTGCAGAACAAGTCGCTTCAACAGTAATCGCATACGAACCAATCTGGGCGATCGGTACTGGTAAATCAGCTTCACAAGACGACGCACAAAAAATGTGTAAAGTTGTTCGTGACGTTGTAGCTGCTGACTTTGGTCAAGAAGTGGCTGACAAAGTACGTGTTCAATACGGTGGTTCAGTGAAACCTGAAAACGTTGCTGAATACATGGCTTGTCCAGACGTTGATGGAGCTCTTGTGGGTGGTGCATCACTTGATCCAGAAAGCTTCTTGGCATTGCTTGACTTCGTTAAATAA